A genomic segment from Anopheles maculipalpis chromosome X, idAnoMacuDA_375_x, whole genome shotgun sequence encodes:
- the LOC126557525 gene encoding nuclear transcription factor Y subunit gamma, with amino-acid sequence MDTPKKPKVVDTSTTVTTPRSVITTTTSSSSSSSATTITTGSPIASDGGNIEEAATFAEKEQLTDSQRNIHRFWHNVLREVQSIDTVEPGNQLLPLARIKKIMKLDEDVRMISSDAPLLFAKAIEIFIRQITLRAWVQTEQNKRRTLQRSDIAMAITKYDQFDFLIDIVPREETKVYKKEYDTKWSDGGGEGGTPTTAAPTTDNGAGNSSSTNGSEDMHYFFQLAQQHQKITAKGSAGALTNGAGTVFDLATVIGAPGSHRQLVQTTAATVPSATTTQQTKNVTSGGETQAASGSGSGSTSGPTLSRQQQQQQQQQQNLATPTTVQTATGQSIILANGGTGATASGVANGSTTTANQVVSTNQSLQLLQQVMTPTGEITQIPLNFIRTAGTGGGATNAGQPIFIQTAPMQTGPTIIHTGPTGVLLSANQLQQLQQQQQQQQQQQQQQQQQQQQQQQQPSKQQSSQQQPQQNQHHPPPTQSQHQSQLQNNHPQHQRD; translated from the exons ATGGATACGCCAAAGAAACCGAAGGTGGTTGATACTTCTACCACCGTCACAACGCCACGCTCGGTCATTACAACCACTACCTCgtcatccagcagcagcagcgccaccaccatcaccaccggcaGCCCGATCGCATCCGACGGCGGCAACATCGAGGAAGCGGCAACATTTGCTGAGAAGGAACAGCTGACCGACTCCCAGCGCAACATTCACCGATTTTGGCATAACGTGCTGCGGGAGGTACAATCAATCGATACCGTTGAGCCCGGCAATCAACTGTTGCCGTTGGCGCGCATCAAGAAAATCATGAAACTGGACGAGGACGTGCGGATGATCTCGTCCGATGCGCCGCTCCTGTTTGCGAAAGCGATCGAAATCTTTATCCGGCAGATCACGTTGCGGGCGTGGGTGCAAACCGAGCAGAACAAGCGGCGCACGTTACAGCGGAGCGATATCGCGATGGCCATTACCAAGTACGATCAGTTCGATTTTCTTATCGACATTGTACCGCGGGAAGAGACGAAGGTGTACAAGAAGGAGTACGACACGAAATGgtcggatggtggtggtgagggtGGTACACCGACCACAGCCGCTCCCACCACCGACAACGGTGCTGGTAACAGCAGTAGCACGAACGGTTCCGAAGACATGCATTACTTCTTTCAGCTGGCGCAGCAACATCAGAAGATAACGGCCAAGGGTAGTGCCGGAGCTTTAACGAACGGTGCTGGTACAGTGTTTGACCTAGCGACGGTTATCGGTGCGCCTGGCAGTCATCGGCAGCTAGTGCAAACGACGGCAGCCACTGTACCGTCAGCCACCACCACACAACAGACGAAGAATGTGACCTCGGGCGGGGAAACGCAAGCTGCTTCCGGTAGTGGCAGTGGAAGTACATCCGGACCGACGCTtagcaggcagcagcagcagcagcagcaacagcaacaaaatctAGCCACGCCG ACCACGGTACAAACTGCAACTGGCCAGAGTATAATCCTCGCGAATGGTGGTACCGGTGCTACGGCTAGCGgtgtagcaaatggaagtaCAACCACAGCGAATCAGGTCGTATCTACTAACCAATCACTTCAACTACTGCAACAGGTAATGACACCGACCGGTGAAATAACGCAGATACCG TTGAATTTTATACGTACGGCTGgaaccggtggtggtgcaaCGAACGCTGGGCAACCTATCTTCATACAGACGGCTCCCATGCAGACCGGTCCCACGATAATACACACGGGACCGACCGGGGTCTTGCTGAGTGCAAATCAGCTTCAGCagttgcaacagcagcagcagcagcagcagcagcagcagcaacaacagcagcaacaacagcagcaacaacaacagcaaccgtcGAAACAGCAATCGTCCCAGCAACAGCcgcaacaaaatcaacatcatccaccaccaacacaaagCCAACATCAATCGCAACTACaaaacaaccatccacaacacCAAAGGGATTAA
- the LOC126556317 gene encoding ATP-binding cassette sub-family D member 3, with the protein MAPNLSKLLANQNAVVGVAGCTAAVCIILYGKQIHKNRKQRPEDEIQYLISDKKEKRSPKAHVNAVFFNQLRALLGIIIPKAWSVENGLLIVIALSLIARSVSDIWMIQNATAIESTIITMNKTQFRTALVKYLSALPAIAVVNNVLKWSIGELKLRFRTNLSQYLYNEYLKGFTYYKMSNLDNRIANADQLLTTDIDKFCESVTDLYSNICKPLLDIVIYVYRLTTNLGGTTPGILLLYLFFSGVFLTNLRKPTGRLTVMEQKLEGEFRYVNSRLITNSEEIAFYKGNNREKLTILASFNKLVAHMRKFLEFRVGMGIVDNMVAKYIATVVGFYAVSLPFFEKDHPLLTGSQQSERLSRYYTFGRMLVKLAEAIGRLVLAGREMSRLAGFTARMTELTVVLKDLNSGRYERTMVNNSAIADAGDIGPGMGLLKFQDNLIKFDHVPLVTPNGDVLVKDLTFEVKSGMNVLVCGPNGCGKSSLFRILGELWPTWGGKVTKPPAGKLFYIPQRPYMTLGSLRDQIIYPHTHQEMKRRGKTDADLLKYLDLVQLTYLQVREKGLDAIEDWIDVLSGGEKQRIAMARLFYHNPQFAILDECTSAVSVDVEGSMYEYCRMVGITLFTVSHRKSLWTHHDYYLKFDGHGAYEFGPIEGTQDQFGS; encoded by the exons ATGGCACCAAATCTGAGCAAGCTGCTGGCGAACCAGAACGCCGTAGTCGGTGTTGCCGGATGTACCGCTGCCGTCTGCATCATACTGTACGGTAAACAGATCCACAAGAATCG CAAGCAGCGACCGGAGGATGAGATACAGTATCTAATCAgcgacaaaaaggaaaagcgcaGCCCGAAGGCCCATGTCAATGCCGTTTTCTTCAACCAGCTGCGCGCCCTATTAG GCATCATCATCCCGAAGGCATGGAGCGTCGAGAACGGATTGCTGATCGTGATTGCTTTGTCGCTGATTGCCCGGTCGGTAAGCGATATCTGGATGATACAGAATGCGACGGCGATCGAGAGCACAATCATTACGATGAACAAGACGCAGTTCCGGACGGCGTTGGTGAAGTACCTTTCGGCCCTACCCGCG ATCGCTGTCGTTAACAATGTCCTGAAATGGAGTATAGGTGAGCTAAAGCTTCGCTTCCGAACGAATCTGTCGCAATATTTATACAACGAGTACCTGAA aGGATTCACCTACTACAAAATGTCAAATCTGGACAACCGGATAGCGAATGCGGACCAGCTGCTGACGACGGACATTGACAAGTTCTGCGAGAGCGTCACTGACTTGTACTCGAACATCTGCAAACCTCTGCTGGACATCGTTATTTACGTGTACCGGCTCACGACCAATCTGGGCGGCACGACGCCCGGCATCCTGCTGCTGTATCTGTTCTTCTCCGGCGTGTTCCTCACCAATCTGCGCAAACCGACCGGTCGGCTGACGGTGATGGAGCAAAAGCTGGAGGGTGAGTTCCGGTACGTGAACAGCCGATTGATAACTAACTCGGAAGAGATCGCCTTCTACAAGGGTAACAATCGCGAGAAGCTAACGATACTGGCGAGCTTCAACAAGCTTGTGGCACACATGCGCAAGTTCCTGGAGTTCCGCGTCGGTATGGGCATCGTGGACAATATGGTGGCTAAAT ATATTGCAACTGTGGTTGGGTTCTATGCCGTGTCACTTCCATTCTTTGAGAAGGACCATCCGTTGCTCACGGGAAGCCAACAGAGTGAGCGGTTGAGC CGATACTACACGTTCGGACGAATGCTGGTGAAGCTGGCAGAGGCGATCGGTCGGTTAGTGTTGGCCGGGCGAGAAATGTCCAGACTTGCCGGATTCACTGCCCGAATGACCGAACTGACGGTGGTACTGAAGGACCTCAATTCAGGTCGATACGAGCGCACGATGGTGAACAATTCGGCTATCGCAGACGCCGGCGACATCGGTCCCGGTATGGGGCTGCTCAAGTTCCAGGACAATTTGATCAAGTTCGACCACGTACCGCTGGTGACGCCAAACGGAGACGTACTGGTGAAGGACCTCACGTTCGAGGTCAAGTCGGGCATGAATGTGCTCGTCTGTGGACCGAACGGTTGTGGTAAGAGCAGCCTGTTCCGCATTCTTGGCGAGCTATGGCCAACGTGGGGCGGCAAGGTAACGAAACCACCGGCCGGCAAACTGTTCTACATTCCCCAGCGACCGTACATGACGCTTGGTTCGTTGCGTGACCAG ATTATTTACCCGCACACGCATCAGGAGATGAAACGCCGCGGCAAAACGGATGCCGATCTGCTCAAATATCTCGATCTGGTACAGCTCACCTATCTGCAGGTGCGCGAAAAGGGACTGGACGCGATCGAGGATTGGATCGATGTTCTGTCCGGTGGTGAGAAGCAGCGCATTGCGATGGCCCGCCTGTTCTATCATAATCCCCAGTTCGCCATCCTGGACGAGTGTACGTCCGCTGTGTCGGTGGATGTCGAAGGCAGTATGTATGAGTACTGTCGTATGGTCGGTATCACGCTCTTTACCGTGTCGCATCGAAAGTCGCTCTGGACGCATCACGACTACTACCTCAAGTTCGATGGGCACGGTGCGTACGAGTTTGGCCCGATCGAAGGCACACAGGATCAGTTTGGATCTTAA
- the LOC126560657 gene encoding putative pterin-4-alpha-carbinolamine dehydratase yields the protein MLPRLATKIGGPVLRFSTDRLSLAGPSFITKPSQGVTGCTEMLLFARQIRFISQHWGVSCYRHTNTTNTAVVVRSHTSVLRSDNGSQNRTKPSIPTRLFSRSSVISRKMVVKLTEEQRTEQLKPLFATGWTMVEGRDAIYKEFLFGDFNEAFGFMTRVALNADKMDHHPEWFNVYNKVQVTLATHDCGGLSERDVKLAQFLDKVATVAK from the exons ATGTTACCACGTCTAGCCACAAAAATAGGAGGACCAGTGCTGCGATTTTCCACCGATAGATTATCTTTGGCCGGGCCGTCCTTTATCACGAAACCGTCTCAAGGTGTAACCGGGTGTACCGAGATGTTGCTGTTTGCTCGCCAGATCAGATTCATCTCACAGCATTGGGGAGTCAGCTGCTATCGCCACACCAATACCACCAAcacagcagtagtagtg CGCAGTCATACGTCAGTGCTCCGGAGCGACAACGGCAGccaaaatcgaacgaaacccagcattcccacTCGCCTATTTTCGAGAAGCTCCGTTATCAGCAGAAAGATG GTGGTTAAACTAACTGAGGAACAGCGTACGGAGCAGCTGAAACCGCTGTTCGCAACCGGCTGGACCATGGTCGAGGGCCGTGACGCTATCTACAAGGAGTTCCTGTTCGGGGACTTTAACGAAGCGTTCGGGTTTATGACGCGCGTCGCACTGAATGCGGACAAGATGGACCACCATCCGGAATGGTTCAACGTGTACAACAAGGTCCAGGTGACGCTCGCTACCCACGACTGTGGTGGTTTGAGCGAGCGTGATGTGAAGTTGGCCCAGTTCCTGGACAAGGTAGCCACTGTTGCTAAGTGA